The segment AGCACTTCTTTCAGGTTGGCGATTTTCTCCTTGTCGCTCTTGTCCTTGTCAGAGAGATGGTTTGGGATCTCGTTGAAAATATTTTCCAGCCTTTTGACCTGCCGGTCCGCCAACTGTTCATCGATCCGGTATTGTTTTCCCACGGATTGGGCCGCCTTTTCCCGCACTTTCTCAGTGGCTTTCTGGTCCACCTTGGTCACAGGGGAGACGATGGACTCCTTGGCGACCTTCCCGGGAGAAATATCATTATACTGTTGCGGGAGAACCTGTCCCATCAACAGAAGGTAGCAAAAAGCACCCAGCCCCAAATACAGCAAAAGCCGGGCTCGCCGGCTCGTCTTCCAACGGTCCGACAGACGGAACCGTTTGCGAAGGGTAAATCCGGGCTTTGGCTTTGTCTCTTCGTTCATCATAGGACCGACTCCTCATCGTCGAATGATCATTCGGTTTCGGCGTAGGCATCGATCACCTTCTGAACCAGTGTATGACGGACCACATCCGATTGGGTCAGACGGACAAACTGAATTTCTTCCACCGGTTTCAGGACCCGCTCCGCTTCCCTCAGTCCGGATTGCTTCCCCTTGGGAAGATCCACCTGGGTCACATCGCCGGTCACCACCATTTTGGAGCCGAACCCCAAGCGGGTGAGGAACATCTTCATCTGCTCCTGGGTGGTGTTTTGGGCTTCATCCAGGATGACAAAGGAATCCTCCAGGGTTCTCCCCCGCATATAAGCCAGTGGAGCCACCTCGATCATGCCCCGTTCCATCAGCTTGCCCACTTGCTCCACCCCGAGCATGGTGTAGAGGCTGTCATACAATGGACGCAGGTATGGATCCACCTTTTCCTGGAGATCGCCGGGCAAAAACCCGAGATTTTCCCCGGCTTCCACAGCGGGACGGGTCAGGACAATCCGTTTGACCTGATTGGATTTCAAAGCGGTGACCGCCAACACCACTGCCAAAAAGGTTTTTCCGGTACCGGCGGGGCCAATACCAAACACGATGTCCGACTTTTTGATCGCGGTGATATAGTGGCGTTGGCCCAGGGTTTTGACCCGGACCGGCTTTCCCTTGTAAGTGACTCCGATCTGTTCGTCGTACAGTTCCAAAAGTTCGTCAGCCAGGCCGTCACGGGCCAACCGTTCCGCGTAGATCAGATCCCGCTCGGTCAATTTGACCCCGCGGCGCACGAGCGCCAACAGCACGCGAAACAGGTGGCCCAACACTTCCAGCTCCTCGGGGGAGCCGGAAATGGCCACCTCTTCCCCGCGGGAAATGATCTT is part of the Kroppenstedtia eburnea genome and harbors:
- a CDS encoding PhoH family protein; translated protein: MQQQEKTIKIRLQDANEALELFGPQDGFLRMIQDQTPAKIISRGEEVAISGSPEELEVLGHLFRVLLALVRRGVKLTERDLIYAERLARDGLADELLELYDEQIGVTYKGKPVRVKTLGQRHYITAIKKSDIVFGIGPAGTGKTFLAVVLAVTALKSNQVKRIVLTRPAVEAGENLGFLPGDLQEKVDPYLRPLYDSLYTMLGVEQVGKLMERGMIEVAPLAYMRGRTLEDSFVILDEAQNTTQEQMKMFLTRLGFGSKMVVTGDVTQVDLPKGKQSGLREAERVLKPVEEIQFVRLTQSDVVRHTLVQKVIDAYAETE